The proteins below come from a single Gloeocapsa sp. DLM2.Bin57 genomic window:
- a CDS encoding glycoside hydrolase family 57 protein, whose amino-acid sequence MTHGYVALVLHAHLPFVRHPESDYVLEEEWLFEAITETYIPLLHVFQGLKRDGIDFKMTMSMTPPLVSMLRDPLLQERYEEHLTKLEELIEKEIEYNEHNGHVKYLAEFYANEFNQIRHTWENYRGDLVTAFKEYLDSNNLEIITCGATHGYLPLMKTYPQAVWAQVKVACEHYEENFGRPPKGIWLPECAYYEGLERLIADAGLRYFLTDGHGILYARPRPRFGTYAPIFTETGVAVFGRDHESSQQVWSSQVGYPGDPVYREFYKDLGWEAEYEYIKPYIMPNGQRKNTGIKYHKITSRDSGLADKALYDPYWAREKAAEHASNFMYNREKQVEYLGHLMQRPPLVVSPYDAELFGHWWYEGPWFIDYLFRKSWYDQNTYQMTHLADYLRTNKTQQVSCPSQSSWGYKGFHEYWLNETNAWVYPHLHKAAERMIELSYKDPADELELRALNQAARELLLAQSSDWAFIMRTGTMVPYAVRRTRSHLMRLNKIYDDLNIGKIDSGWLEKVEMIDNIFPNINYKVYRPL is encoded by the coding sequence ATGACTCATGGCTATGTAGCTTTAGTCCTCCATGCACATCTACCCTTTGTCAGACACCCAGAAAGCGATTATGTTTTAGAAGAAGAATGGTTATTTGAAGCAATTACCGAAACCTATATACCCCTATTGCACGTTTTTCAAGGGTTAAAGCGAGACGGGATAGACTTTAAAATGACCATGAGTATGACTCCACCATTGGTGTCAATGCTCAGAGATCCTTTATTACAAGAACGTTATGAGGAACATCTCACCAAATTAGAAGAATTAATCGAAAAGGAGATCGAATATAACGAACATAACGGTCACGTTAAATATTTAGCTGAATTTTACGCTAATGAATTTAACCAGATTCGCCATACCTGGGAAAATTACCGCGGTGATTTAGTTACAGCTTTCAAAGAGTACCTCGATAGCAATAACCTAGAAATTATTACTTGTGGTGCAACCCATGGTTATCTACCCTTAATGAAAACCTATCCCCAAGCGGTTTGGGCTCAAGTTAAGGTAGCTTGTGAACATTACGAAGAAAACTTTGGACGTCCTCCTAAAGGGATTTGGTTACCAGAATGCGCTTATTACGAAGGTTTAGAACGCTTAATCGCTGATGCTGGTTTACGATATTTCCTAACCGATGGTCACGGTATTTTATACGCTCGTCCACGTCCACGTTTTGGGACTTATGCACCTATTTTTACAGAAACAGGAGTAGCAGTATTTGGACGTGATCACGAATCCTCTCAGCAAGTTTGGTCCTCTCAAGTTGGTTATCCTGGCGATCCCGTTTATCGTGAATTTTATAAAGATTTAGGTTGGGAGGCTGAGTATGAGTATATTAAACCCTATATTATGCCTAACGGTCAGCGCAAAAATACGGGAATTAAATATCATAAAATTACCAGTCGTGACTCTGGTTTAGCCGATAAGGCACTTTATGATCCTTATTGGGCAAGGGAAAAAGCTGCTGAACACGCCAGTAACTTTATGTATAATCGAGAAAAGCAGGTAGAATACCTCGGTCATTTAATGCAGCGTCCACCTTTGGTTGTGTCTCCCTATGACGCTGAATTGTTTGGTCACTGGTGGTATGAAGGACCTTGGTTTATTGATTATTTATTCCGTAAATCCTGGTATGACCAAAATACTTACCAAATGACTCACCTCGCTGACTATTTGCGGACTAATAAAACTCAACAAGTCTCTTGTCCTTCTCAATCTAGTTGGGGTTACAAGGGATTTCACGAATATTGGCTGAATGAAACCAACGCTTGGGTATATCCCCACCTGCACAAAGCAGCAGAAAGAATGATTGAATTGAGTTATAAAGATCCCGCAGATGAATTGGAGTTACGCGCTTTAAATCAAGCAGCCAGAGAGTTATTATTAGCTCAATCCTCAGACTGGGCTTTTATTATGCGAACAGGTACAATGGTTCCTTATGCAGTGCGTCGTACTCGCTCTCACCTGATGCGTCTCAATAAAATCTATGATGACCTCAACATTGGCAAAATAGATTCAGGATGGTTAGAAAAAGTAGAAATGATTGATAATATTTTCCCTAATATTAACTATAAAGTCTATCGACCTCTGTAG
- a CDS encoding histidine kinase, translated as MTPLQLLLFVDERPSSQDNIQQIKKYLQNLLADYPFELEVIEITKKPHLVEYFRIIATPALVKIFPEPRHTLAGSNLVMQLQKWWEHWKPTKQEQLNSDTELLSLDKSSWSYSRELMELNDEIFCLKKEKEELLEQLRFKDQILAMLAHDLRSPLTAASIAIETLELVQNYSENERNQALKDNLNKQIKQQFQIMNRMITDLLQASKNMSSRLRVKPDELYLNPLCEEILEQFIPHFQDKSLHLTEDIPQDLPSVYGDKELIRQVIVNLLDNAVKYTPENGMISIFILHRTTQKVQISIADTGPGIPEEKREHIFEGHFRLQRDEEKEGYGLGLYLCRKIVRAHYGNIWVDSIPNQGSCFHFTLPVYR; from the coding sequence ATGACTCCTTTACAGTTACTGCTGTTTGTTGATGAACGTCCTAGTTCTCAAGATAACATTCAGCAGATCAAAAAATATCTGCAAAATTTGCTTGCTGATTATCCTTTTGAGTTAGAAGTTATCGAAATCACTAAAAAACCCCATTTAGTAGAATATTTTCGCATTATCGCTACCCCTGCTTTAGTTAAAATTTTTCCTGAGCCTCGCCATACTTTGGCTGGTAGTAATTTAGTCATGCAACTGCAAAAGTGGTGGGAACACTGGAAACCTACTAAACAAGAACAGTTAAATAGTGATACTGAGCTTCTTTCTCTAGATAAAAGCTCTTGGAGTTATTCTAGAGAATTAATGGAGCTTAATGATGAAATTTTTTGTTTAAAAAAGGAAAAGGAAGAGTTATTAGAACAATTACGCTTTAAAGACCAAATTCTGGCGATGTTAGCTCATGATTTGCGGAGTCCTTTAACCGCTGCTTCTATTGCTATTGAAACTCTAGAATTAGTGCAAAATTACTCGGAAAATGAACGTAATCAAGCTCTTAAGGATAATCTTAATAAACAGATTAAACAACAGTTTCAAATCATGAACCGCATGATTACTGATTTACTACAAGCTTCTAAGAATATGAGTAGTAGGTTAAGGGTTAAACCAGATGAACTTTATCTCAATCCTTTGTGTGAGGAAATTTTAGAACAATTCATACCTCATTTTCAAGATAAATCTTTACATTTAACTGAAGATATTCCCCAAGATTTACCCTCAGTTTATGGTGATAAAGAATTAATCCGTCAAGTTATTGTTAATTTACTCGATAACGCGGTTAAATATACTCCTGAAAATGGGATGATTAGTATTTTTATTCTCCATAGAACTACTCAAAAGGTACAAATAAGTATTGCTGATACAGGTCCGGGAATTCCTGAAGAGAAACGAGAGCATATTTTTGAGGGACATTTTCGCTTACAACGAGATGAAGAAAAGGAAGGCTATGGTTTAGGATTATATTTGTGTCGTAAGATTGTCCGCGCTCACTATGGTAATATCTGGGTGGATAGTATCCCTAATCAAGGTAGTTGTTTTCATTTTACTTTACCTGTTTATAGATAA